In one Melaminivora jejuensis genomic region, the following are encoded:
- the ffh gene encoding signal recognition particle protein has protein sequence MASALTEKLTRLVKEMRGQARITESNVQDMLREVRMALLEADVALPVVRDFIARVKDKALGQEVLGSLKPGQALVGIVNRELAATMGEGVADLNLAAQPPAVILMAGLQGAGKTTTTAKLAKHLIEKRKKKVLTVSGDVYRPAAIEQLKTVTKQAGAEWFASTPQQKPRDIATAALDYAKKHYFDVLLVDTAGRLAVDEVLMQEIKDLHAVLKPVETLFVVDAMQGQDAVNTARAFKEALPLTGIVLTKLDGDSRGGAALSVRQITGAPIKFAGVSEKIDGLEVFDAERHAGRILGMGDIVALVEQVSAGVDMEAAQKLAAKVKSGDGFDLNDFLGQLQQMKQMGGLSSLMDKLPTELTAKAGAVDMDRAERDIRRKEGIICSMTAQERRRPELIKATRKKRIADGAGVQVQEVNRLLKEFEQMQGMMKKMKGGGLMKMMKKMGGMKGMKGMPGLPF, from the coding sequence ATGGCCTCCGCCCTGACCGAAAAACTCACCCGTCTCGTCAAGGAAATGCGCGGCCAGGCCCGCATCACCGAGTCCAATGTGCAGGACATGCTGCGCGAAGTGCGCATGGCGCTGCTCGAAGCCGACGTGGCGCTGCCGGTGGTGCGCGACTTCATCGCACGCGTCAAGGACAAGGCCCTGGGCCAGGAAGTGCTGGGCAGCTTGAAGCCCGGCCAGGCGCTGGTGGGCATCGTCAACCGGGAGCTGGCCGCCACCATGGGCGAGGGCGTGGCCGACCTGAACCTGGCCGCGCAGCCGCCCGCCGTCATCCTGATGGCCGGCCTGCAGGGTGCAGGCAAGACCACGACCACGGCCAAACTCGCCAAGCACCTGATCGAAAAGCGCAAGAAAAAGGTGCTCACCGTCTCGGGCGACGTCTATCGCCCGGCGGCCATCGAGCAGCTCAAGACCGTGACCAAGCAAGCCGGCGCCGAGTGGTTTGCCAGCACGCCGCAGCAAAAGCCCCGCGACATCGCCACCGCCGCGCTGGACTACGCGAAAAAGCATTACTTCGACGTGCTGCTGGTGGACACCGCCGGGCGCCTAGCCGTCGATGAAGTGCTGATGCAGGAAATCAAGGACTTGCACGCGGTGCTCAAGCCCGTCGAGACGCTGTTCGTGGTCGATGCCATGCAAGGCCAGGATGCGGTGAACACGGCGCGCGCCTTCAAGGAAGCGCTGCCGCTCACCGGCATCGTGCTGACCAAGCTCGATGGCGACTCGCGCGGCGGCGCGGCGCTGTCGGTGCGCCAGATCACCGGCGCGCCGATCAAGTTCGCCGGCGTGTCCGAGAAGATCGACGGCCTGGAAGTGTTCGACGCCGAGCGCCACGCCGGGCGCATCCTGGGCATGGGCGACATCGTGGCGCTGGTCGAGCAAGTCAGCGCTGGCGTGGACATGGAGGCGGCGCAAAAGCTCGCCGCCAAGGTCAAGAGCGGCGACGGCTTCGATCTGAACGATTTCCTGGGCCAGCTCCAGCAGATGAAGCAGATGGGCGGGCTGTCCAGCCTGATGGACAAGCTGCCCACCGAGCTCACCGCCAAGGCCGGCGCCGTGGACATGGATCGCGCCGAGCGCGACATCCGCAGGAAGGAAGGCATCATCTGCAGCATGACGGCGCAAGAGCGCCGCAGGCCCGAACTCATCAAGGCCACGCGCAAGAAGCGCATCGCCGACGGCGCCGGCGTGCAGGTGCAGGAAGTCAACCGTCTGCTCAAGGAATTCGAGCAGATGCAGGGCATGATGAAGAAGATGAAGGGCGGCGGCCTGATGAAGATGATGAAAAAAATGGGCGGCATGAAGGGCATGAAGGGGATGCCTGGCCTGCCGTTCTGA